The window AACTGGACCTGGTCATCAAGAGTGCTCAATTTGCAGACCAACGACTTATGTACAGTAAAGTCACCAGTGAAAGGCATGTAGCTGCAGCGAGCCTGTAAAAAACTATCATAGACGTAACAACCATAAAAACCATTAACAGTGGTTATACATGATGGAAGTGATGAAACAATCAACAAACATGTGGAAAAGAACATTTTACAAAGGGTCAAAGGGAGGGggtatatccccccccccccccccaaactgttGATACTTGCTTGGCATACAGGTGAGATAGTAGTTCAgcttaataaaaatataataactCAAAACATAAATCTGTCATTTAAACACACGTGACACAGATAAACATCTCCGAGGTGATAAACAAAAAGTGAAATAGAAGGAAAAGCAGCTTTGAGGACAAAGCCACCAGTCCCTAGCTAAGTCTAAGATCGGATCAGTCGGAGGTAATTGTTGCGGTTTGGGGAAAGTGATCTAGAACCGACCTGAATTCAGTCAGAATACTTCATCTATCGTTAAACAAAACCAACTGTTCCAGGGACATGGAGTTTTTGTTAAATACAGATCATTATCACTTAAGATGTGCTATTGCACCAAACTAGCTGGTATTTACTGTACTATACCATCTGCTCCGAGTTCAAAGACACCCAAACCCAGCACTGCAAATGTATCAATCAGAACTTGAAACATAAAGGACAACTGAACTAAAAACTTTCAGTTCGGGACTAATTACACGGTCTCTGCAAAGTGAAATGGTGTGTTTAAGTCTTCTGTGGACTGTAAAAGCAACCTTTAATGCAGTAAACAAAGGATGTACTAAAATGTGTTCATTCTTTTTGCCAACTTTTGGCCAAGATAAAAGTCAAGTGAAAACAAAGTGGAGGCTGGTGATTCAGCCCAGTCAGCAGTGCAACTAAACAAGCACATACTTACAAAGTTGGTGTGTGCATGATGGGACACATTCCAGAAATTAAATAAATTATTGTTCATGGCGCTAAATTAGGTGAGCTCATCCTGTTTAAAAAAGTTTCGGTGCCCTGTGGAAGGAGTCATCGGGTGGAAGACGGGATGAGCACATAGTCTGTGGAGGCGGGTCGGCGTTAGAACTCGTCATGTCGAGTCAGAGCCTCCCCGAAGTCGGTCGCCTGGCTACCAACAAACAGGTCGTACTTATCCACAATTTCTTCTCTTGTAAGACGGCCATCCTGAAGAAGACAAGGTAACAATTATGCTCAGTAGTTTTACTCCTCTGTAAGGCAAGGATTAAAACACATATATTATATAGAAGTTTGACTATACGCACTTTGTCTGTGTCGGACTCGTAGACGAGATGCTTGGCCTCAGCATCGGCGTGGTCGTAGTCAGTAGGCAGGATCCAGTCTCTGGTCTCCTCCTTATCCATCTTCCCATCTTTGTTTTTATCTCTGAATTCAGTGAACTGCTCTCTTTCCGTCTTCACCCATTCAGGCTCTGAGGCATCTCCATCCTGGTTGTACATATCACCTAGAAAACAGAAATACAACAACtcattttctttgatctttgtaATAACCCCATCTTTTTGTGCAAGTGGATGGTGCTGTAAGAACTGACCAATGTATTCATCCAGGTCAATCAAACCATCTCCATTCTTGTCAATATCTTCCATTGTTTCCTATGGCAACAAAGATGAAAAGAATTTAAAAAGATGTgtagaaaatacatttttgccTGTTTGAATCTGCGTCACTCACCAATACTACAATGTCTTTCATGTGGTCATACTCCTCAGGGTGAAGGAAAGCCGTGAACTCCTCTTTGTTGGCTTTCATATCGTTGTCTTGGTCCGCCATTTTGAATCTCCTTTCATCACGAGCCATCATCTGCTTGTAGCTGAAGCCGTCATCAGGATCCGAGTCATCTGTTGGGCAAAAAGTCATGAATTTTTCAAAATacaaaaaggttttgacatttCATCTTTTGGAGTGTATTTCTATAGTGCATTTACACAATTCTCattgaccaaagcactgcacaaaTAACAACACAATGTAAtagtcagggtatctgcaggtttaagggagccaaatttaagactttttaagaccttttctaaggccacttggaccaaatttaagctagttttttaaattaaatttaagctatgatttccagctattgcctggaaccggtgctaaccacgtcacgaacgtgggattagccatccagttaccattaatgttgcacttccccatggcgcaaactcccactagcgtgctcatctaaaaatagccccctttcacaaccaactgaatgtgtacggttccgcttacgccaacatcgtacacaaaacttgctgaacactaactagaaattcacgaaaattttatagaaataaaagaatcttgtttattgggtctttggtaatttaagacctttggaaactatttaaggattatttgtcatttttaaggatttttaaggccttaaatttgaaaaagcaaatttaagactttttaagactttttaaggacccgcggataccctgaatagtacaaaacataaaaacagtaaaaatgcaaaATCACTTAGAAGTAAAAGCTTGAGAATATAAAATGAGACTTTAAAAGAATCTTAAAACGATCAACTGAGGAAGCTAGTTTAATAAAAAGAGGAAGCTGGTTCCATAAAAAGGTACGTCAACGGTCTGGAGTCTTACCTAGAACATATCCATAGGTAGCATTCTTGTACTCTTCCCAAGACACCACTCCGTCCCCATTTAGGTCATGACTCTTCCACTGGCGGTCCACATCATCATAGATCCACCTCTTCTGTGAGTGCTTGATCCATTTCTTCATCTCCTCAGCAGTCACATAGCCATCTTTGTCTTCATCTATGCGTTCAACCAACATCCTGCAGAAAAGCACAGTTTGGTTATCTCTTCTGACAAACTGCAACAAATAAAAATACCTGAAAAATGAGTAAAGGAGATTCCTCAAATAAAACTGCCTTTCTTGGCTGCAAAATAAATAACCGATTTGACAGCTTTTATATTAATCTTTGAGCAACTAAAACATATTTTTGGGATGAGGAGGAAATATTCTTACCCCAGCCTCTCCTTGCTCTCCTCTGGTGTGAGCTGGTCAAAGGTCTTGGCCTCTTCCTGCCCCAGGAAGGCTTCATGGTCATAGTCAAAGTTCTCTGCATCATCGTGTTCGAGGTTGCTAAGAGGCTCATCGTGGTGTACCCGGTCCTTCTTCTCTGTGGGTTTACTGGTGGCGTACACCACGCACAGAGCAAAGCACATAACAAGCGGCCGCAGCTCCATTCTGTGACTGTGCATACACTTTAATAAAATATGGAAATTAAAGAAAATTAATACTTAAATGATCAAATCTATCAAGTTCGTGGAATTATTTGATATTTGTACAAAAACTAATATGTAATATCCAACATGACCCTGTCCTTTCTTTTGAAGCACTTTGTAAATTATCTAAATATATGTTGCCATGCTACCATGCTTATCTATGTTATTTGTGCAATTTCTCACAATAACAGTCTGAACTGATGACAGCTTTTAACTCAACACACCACAAGCAAGTTAAATGATAGATGACTCACTTGGCATGAGTAATTTCTAAAACAGATGCAATCCAAGTGTTATTACTATTGCAAAGCTGAACAAAGATCATATTAATGCAATAAAATGATCATTATGATGCATTAAAACACAATATAAGACATGTAATTAAATGTAAGGCCATTTAATTAGCACCTTGCAACCTACAACTCGATTTGTGTTTGATACTAAAATGGAAAATTTTTAATTCTCCATAGCTTGTGTAATAAATGCAATGAAACCCTTAAATAAAACGTTAGAATCACGATTTTACACTATTAAACACAACTACTCGTAAAAAAATCTTGCCATTTACTTAGCACTCCTTGTCCTAACATGCTCAGTTATATCGCATTGCAACGTAAAATCACGGATACTAGTATTTTAAACTTTTTGTTTTAGTTGCCGGGAGCTAATTCAGTTTACTAAAGCTATTTCCAAAAAGCAACAGTTCCAATATGAACCTAGTCTGGCTAACATTGCTGGCCGCTCAATTTATGCTCTATAAAGCAATTTTACTcgtttaaattacagaaatacacACTAGCAGAGTTATCTGTCAAACCTTCCGACACAGAACAGCACTTCTTTGACCCCTTTTTGTATTTATTGCCACAATTTGCCTGCGAAACTCACCGGTGTCTTCGGGGGAAGTTTTTTCGATGATGCTAGAGGCCCTCCCCCCCGGAAACACACCCATACACTTCCTGTACCGAAATAAACAGCGGACCAATCAGCATCAGATAAAGGCAGTGCGATGTCGCAAGCTGATTGGTTCACTTCAAGAAAAAGCGTTGATTGGATTGGCCGAGAACCGCCACGTCCTCAAAGTCAACAAAATCCATTTCATTCATTAACTCGACATTACTGCGTCAGACTGGAAATAAACGGCCGTGGAATTAGTTATTTAAACCCTAAATTAAAAAGGAAAAGTTGGCAAAAGAGTCCACTTTTGTTTATACAATAGATTGAATATAAAAATAAGCTGAAAGACAACTAAATCTGTACACGAATGAGATTAAGAGAAGTAAACACTGTAAATGCACACAAAAACATGCATAAAAAGCAAGAACTAATaaccacagtaaaacttaactttaTATTTTAAAGTTTTTTCTCGTGCAAAAAGTACAAATACTTGTAATATTTTACCCAACAGTGACATTAGTCATTCATTCACATACATTACTGGTGAATCAAGATCCATTCTGCCTttttctattctgtagtttacagcGACAGTTTCTCCAGGAGCTGTTACAGACTTGCTAAGTTTAGCAATGGaaattatttacatttattgTTCACTTTTAAATAAACACTGCCTAGCCCCCCAAAAAGTCACCACCAAAAACAAAggtagcataggcgtcattttaaccggggacgccggggacatgtccccggcaaaattcgtgattggcagctgtgtccccccactttcaaaaaagcctgctgatgaggatttttgttttaccagctcagatcttataccaggggtcggtaacctgttcccatcaaagagccattattacccgtttcccacggtaaagaaaacaccgcagcagccgcagcgctgcgggcggggcctaccctcagacagcagagcgctgctcacaacaggtgacagcagccgggggcatcgcacccgtgggggattcaacacccacacttttccagctgtttttctcacctccacaccagtctggtttctttacgtcgcactcactctgtttgcctcatctccttcttcacctcccagccgctgtcgggtttccaggagagcaggagagggagggacggaagagctcgactgaattcataattttacatcttgacattagctgtacaaagtctgagtttgataaagtgaagaacaacaatttgcagaggtttataacaggtgcagcgccaggttttcatttttggatgggccacggtaattatggacggaccttaataagcagtgacttaagtgaagcaggcaggtcgcgctagaaaatttagtttaaaaagacatcataaatgttttcccccgtcatttttatttctaaaatatgaagtaaaaactcacaatttaatttttattcatttgtcattaatatgtagtctacaaccgtgcgttaagtggaccaacttccagtaaacgcaaagcatccagtccacctctccaaatgcgtaaaatgtgcatcagccactagttaggcgtgccgcgcgcaccgtcagctgatcagcccagacaaaagcagagcaaatagagaaagaatagataaTTGTCTGGATGTggagtggatggagattacattttacagcagcctgatcatcatttaaatacgtaaatcatcacctgtcttctagtccacgctatcagcattattttaattggtgtgtgtgtgtgtgtgtgtgtgtgtgtgttttccacttcaaacactggtctaaccaaccagaccagcgtgtccagtaacacattaatgttacaattaaacttgattaaccccagagccgtgcgcactgcactgtactgactgtaaatgagggggaaactatttaatcggatccttttcttttcaacatggtttaatgtaaagtttcattcagtacaaactttagttacaccaatctaacgagacagagcctggatttgtattctgaacagtttaaacatgtttaaaacggagacatgcgtgacgcgtctaaaattcgcacctgctccgctattacggaaattaaactaacaagatgaataacatgaaattattttaggcacagacaacatcccccacacttttgaaaagcttgcaacgcgcctgatcgctcgtgtacgtcttaattatctttcattagacgataatcaataaaacgatttacatAAAGTggttccagaagttgtagcccgtctcggccttcaatttttggtatttttcaccctgttggtggttttactgagcaggtgccacttttgtcctacgtttctttttaaaacatgtttagactgttcagaatacaaatccaggctctgtcacgtttgattgttgtaattaaactttgtaggtggggaaggtcagaaagcagctcagaagcgcttaTGATTAcgcacatgcgtgacgcgtcaacccggtctcacagtaagaccgggttggacctgttcaggtttacgcagacaatctttacatttagaattagcttacagatgtaaaattaatgcagtaaaatataaagctttttatttaaatatccattcattatttcacaagcacagagagccgcatcagatggatggaagagccgcatgcggctccagagccgccgacccctgtgctagcctatattgtccccagcaatttttaaaccccactcaagtgtatggttattgtccccagcaattctgacaacaaactgacgcccttgaaagGTAGgatcgcctttagctttgattatggcacacattcgctgtggcattgtttccaTAAGATTCTGCAATCTCACAAGGttaatttccatccagtgttgcatttatttttcaccaagatcttgcattgatggtgGTAGtaggctgcacaaagccttcttcaGCACATCCCAAAAATTCTCAGAGGGGATAAGGTCTGaccctgtggtggccaatccatgtgtgaaaatatcTCATGCTAACCACTCGTTCACTATTTGAATCCGATGAattctggcattgtcatcttgggaaaagcccgtgccatcagggaagaaaaaaaatactgaTGGAATAACTTGGTCAGTCAGTATATTctcgtagtcagctgacctcattcttggagcacatcctgttgctgaacctagacctgaccaactgcagcaaccccagatcatagcactgccccccacAGGCttcgtacagtaggcactaggcatgatcggtgcatcacttcatctgcctttcTTCTtgtcctgatgcaccatcactctagaACAGGgtacatctggactcatcagaccacatgaTCCTCTTCCATTGCTCCAAAGTCCAATCTTCATGCTTCCTAGCAAACCGTAGCATTTTCTTCTGGTTTGCCTCACTGATTAGTGGTTTTCTTACAGTTACACAGCTGTTCAGTCCCAATCCTTGAGTTCCCTTCGCATTGTGCATATGGAGATGCTTTCCCTATTTAACATAGCCCTGACTTCTACAGATTGGTGAAATCAAatcggggggatggggggggggggggggatgggggtaaaaaaaaacacaaacgttTAAGTGATCATCAATCACAATCATTCGAGATTTTTTCCCGGCAACATTTTTTCCTCGAAGACGATGGGTCCCTACTATCCTTCAAGTTTTTAactgaggtgtgaccaagtcactgctttgcaagtcacaagtctttccagtcaaagacaaccaagtccaagttgagtccaaagtcagtgatgtggaaatccaagtcaagtccaagtccttaactttgaatttaagtcataatcaagtcatctgtccaacttcaatttaatgacaatgataataattaaactccagaaataaatattcttaaaactTTATTTGCTCAAatgagcagaaagtgcaactgaaactgattataaacaaagtgctggtgCATTTAGcactacaagatcaaacccagaacgaagaatgatttatgatttttgactAAAATATCTAATATGCTCAagccatcaagtcaacagatgcaagttgattcaagtcacgagtcattggcgttcatgtccaagtcaagtcgcaagtctttatagattttcttAAGTCAAGTCGGATgtcattaaaataattatatatataaataattacagtggggcaaaaaagtatttagtcagccaccgattgtgcaagttctcccacttaaaatgatgacagaggtcagtaatttacatcataggtacacttcaactgtgagagacagaatgtgaaaacaaatccatgaattcacatggcaggatttttaaagaatttatttgtaaatcagggtggaaaataagtatttggtcacttcaaacaaggaaaatctctggctctcacagacctgtaacgtcttctttaagaagcttttctgtcctccgctCGTTACCCGTATTAATGgcccctgtttgaactcattatctctataaaagacacctgtccacagcctcaaacagtcagactccaaactccactatggccaagaccaaagagctttcgaaggacaccaggaaaagaattgtagacctgcaccagactgggaggagtgaatctacaataggcaagcagcttggtgtgaaaaaatcaactgtgggagcaattattataaaatggaagacatacaagaccactgataatctccctcgatctggggctccacgcaagatctcatcccgtggggtcaaaatgatcatgagaacggtgaacaagaatcccagaaccacacagggggacctggtgaatgacctgcagtgagctgggaccacagtaacaaaggtcaccatcagtaacacactacaacggcagggactcaaatcctgcagtgccagacgtgttccgctgctgaagccagtgcatgtccaggcccgtctgaagtttgccagagagcacatggatgatacagcagaggattgggagaatgtcttgtggtcagatgaaaccaaagtagaactttttggtataaactcaactcgtcgtgtttggaggaagaagaatactgagttgcatcccaagaacaccatacatactgtgaagcatgggggtgggaacatcatgctttggggctgtttttctgctaaggggacaggacgactgatccgtgttaaggacagaatgaacggGGCCATGTCTCATgaaattctgagccaaaacctccttccaccagtgagagctttgaagatgaaacgcggctgggtcttccaacacgacaatgatcccaaacacaccgcccgggcaacaaaggagtggctccgtaagaagtatttgaaagtcctggagtggcctagccagtctccagacctcaaccccatagaaaatctgtggagggagttgaaagtccgtgttgctcggcgacatccccaaaacatcactgctctcgagaagatctgcatggaggaatgggccaaaataccagctactgtgtgtgcaaacatggtaaagacctatagtaatcgtttgacctctgttattgccaacaaaggttatgttacaaagtattgagttgaatttttgttattgaccaaatacttattttccaccctgatttacaaataaattctttaaaaatcctgccatgtgaattcatggattttttttcacattctgtctctcacagttgaagtgtacctatgatgaaaattactgacgtctgtcatcattttaagtgggagaacttgcacaatcggtggctgactaaatacttttttgccccactgtatatatatatatatatatatatatacacacacatatatatgtgtgtgtgtgtgtgtgtatgtacatatTTATATGGCTGCACATAAAAAATGAGGGAAGAATGCCAACTTGACGTGTTTTAATTAGCATTCTTGTAAATTTTAGTTTTAACCCAATTCTGTATTATTTCAGTCCTGTAGGCTCTGTAAAGGAGGCTTACTAAAAGACTAAACAAAActgatttattttgcaaactaacaGAAAACCATCCATTGCTATTTAAAAATATACATTTCTAACTCTCAGACCTTGACAGTCATACGTCCTATAGAGGGATTGTATCATTTTTACACACTCCTTATTTTTCAGCCAACTGCTGAGTCCATATCTTTGTTCTCCATAGAGTCTTCTATTGCTTCCTGTTTGTTCACATTTTCCTCTTGATTAGACTGGTTGCTTGTGAATTTCTCTTCACTGTTTCCTCCtgctgaaaaaaacaacaacaaataaccaTATTAAGGTTTTAATAATGCAAAGCTGGTTATATGTAATGATAAATATGGAAAAGCGGGGTTAGCATTAGGGGCTAAAGGAGAAAAAGCTataatttcttttcttttctttaaccTGTGATTGTTTCACCGTCTTTCTTTTCAGATAGAAAGATCCGTTGCATTGACAGTTTCTTCATGGTGTGGCACAGGTATTTGAGTTCTGGACCACTGTTTGCTTTTCCTGCCGAGTCATTTCAGAAAAATGCACACAAAACAAACATTGAATTATAATTGATACACAGTATTGTTGACTGAAGATTTAAAGGTTTTGGACAACGCTTACCTTTTCGTGGTACCTCTTCAAAAGCCACGCAAGTTCCAAAGGCATCTGAAATGGGAACAAAAGCATGTATGTCATTGTTTAACCATCATTTATCTTATAAAAGGCAACAATTTATAGGATAAAACACACAACTGTTCAGACTATCTACTTGGAAATTCTACATCCAAAACATGCAGCTACACTCACCCTTAACCACTTAATCCTGCTTAGATTGGCAGGGAGCAGTTTTCTAACTCCACCAGTTATTTGGGCAAGAggagggggacaccctggacagatctccagtccatcacaaggTCACACATAAATAAAGAACCATTCATTTACACCTGGAGAGTCTCCAAATAACCAAACATGAATATTTTGGGTCTGTGGGAGATGAGAGCATGGGGAGAAGTTGCAAACTCTGCTCAGAAAGATTGCAGCCAGCATTTGTGAACCTTTGACCGTCTCGCTGCGTGACAACCAAGCTCCACCTTGCAGTCTCCAGCAGCTACATTGAAACCATTTAAACTCAACTCATTTAAAatcagaagaaaaataaataaaaagtgctctaaaacttattGGTTTTCTCCATAAATTAACTGTTTATTAATTTATGCCTCAGTCTTTAAAAATGCAGCATCTGCTTTTTGTGAGCTACTCAAATGCCCCCACACAAATCAATTTTTAGAAGAACATCACATTTCTTTCTTTAAAGCTCCAGTCTTTGTCATATCAGATCataattcaggttttaaaagtaAACCGATGCTTTGAAAATGGAGTGAAGGCCATTTTTAGAAAAGGAAATGATCAAATGCTGAGAAAGTTATTGGTGTGTAATACAACTGTGCATTTGGTCTGGGCAGCTTTATGGTTTACAGGCATTGGTCAGTCAGTCTAGtttgtaataatttaaaaatagtaAGGAGTGGGTGAGATTTTATTTCTCCACCCTAATCCTGTTCTTTTGTCATTAAATATGTTATATTCATGTTTGTTGTATTTTTGCTATTCCCATGAaatagaacaaataaataaataaataaataactaaataaacgaAATATTATTGATTTGCACAAATCACGTgagttacattaataattttcacTTTTATATGAACTTAGATTTAATTATGGTCTGGTCTTACCTTCATACTCTCCTGCAAACAAATACGGTCCAACTTGCATCATGGGTCTCTCACTGTCTATATCCTAGAATGCCACATACAGAGAAACTTATTAATTCTCTAAGCTGAAAAGGAGGGTATTGCGTATAGTAATATTCAAGTCAAATTTAGTTTTATATATAATTTAATCTAGATCTCACCAGTATCTTACATGTGCTCTGACATTTGGACAGAAAGTCGTTGTGTATTATTCCTGAGAGCTCCATCACAACAAGCTGCTCCTGAACACACCACAGAACAAACGAGTAATGTTGTAAAACACACACCTGACTGCAAACGTACACACAGATGGAAACTAGGAGACAAATGAAGTAAAAACCTTGCCAACAGCATCTTAGCAAGATATGTGCATTTATATAGTGAATTTAATTTCTCTGTTGCATGTGTTTTGTTTGGCTAGCATTAGCTACATGACGCTAATACTGGCACTGCTAACGTTAAATGATAAAGTTCGGTTACGTTATGAAATACCTCTTCTTCCCATTCGTCTTCCATATCCAAGAAAACCCTAAAAAATAAGGAAAATTATTAATAAACACTTACAACCTAACatgtaaataaaacaaagtttGCTAATTTGACCACTTTCGCAAATGTACGGTGTCCGAGAAGAGACAATAACACTTTTCTCCCCTGTTGTTTTCATTTACAGTTTTCTCCATCAGGGGGCGATGCTGCTTAGTTTTGCAGGTTTGTTGCAAACACCCATCGTCAAATGcaaacctgtctgtctgtctctctatcCATCAATTTTCTGATTTCTTTAGATTTAATTTAACTTGATAGAGATATTGGCTACCTGAAGGCCCTTTCATCTACATCTAACATTAATATTATTAACGTCCTACTTCAGGAGGCCACAACCGGGGTGATGAGATGATATGAGATGAGATAAGATGAAATGAAATAAGATGATATCCTTTATTGATCCCCAAGGGAAAATTCATCTGTCATTGCAGAGGCtacaaatataaaacaaagccaCACAACACATCAAACatattcaaaaataaacaaattaatcAAAACACAATTAAAGGAAACACAGAGTGAAGACGGCACCTTCAGAAACAAAAAGGGAATCAAACACATAGTTCAAAGAAGGGTAATTGATATTATGAACaattgtggggacccttgagataaATAAGAGCGCTTTAGACACTTTCTGTGAAACACAAACATGAGCGTATTGTAAAAACTGCACTTATAATTAATTCAGATACATTTAATTCATTTATCATCAtaagttttttgtatttttatgagAAGTATAACAtatttttctgatttattcatttatttattcagcTTGACAATCAGATTCAACTACTTCCTTTTTATGTCTAAATATTTGAAAGTTTAAAAGCAGGTTTCTGTTGCAGGGTTTTCTGTGCCGCTTCATATTCAATTCATAGCATTCAGCGGATATTCTTGGAGACTGACactttttaattgtatttttaaaAGGGAGAATGAATCCTCCTCCACAAACAGCGAGTTTGACATAAT is drawn from Nothobranchius furzeri strain GRZ-AD chromosome 4, NfurGRZ-RIMD1, whole genome shotgun sequence and contains these coding sequences:
- the calub gene encoding calumenin-B, with the translated sequence MHSHRMELRPLVMCFALCVVYATSKPTEKKDRVHHDEPLSNLEHDDAENFDYDHEAFLGQEEAKTFDQLTPEESKERLGMLVERIDEDKDGYVTAEEMKKWIKHSQKRWIYDDVDRQWKSHDLNGDGVVSWEEYKNATYGYVLDDSDPDDGFSYKQMMARDERRFKMADQDNDMKANKEEFTAFLHPEEYDHMKDIVVLETMEDIDKNGDGLIDLDEYIGDMYNQDGDASEPEWVKTEREQFTEFRDKNKDGKMDKEETRDWILPTDYDHADAEAKHLVYESDTDKDGRLTREEIVDKYDLFVGSQATDFGEALTRHDEF
- the gtf3c6 gene encoding general transcription factor 3C polypeptide 6 isoform X2, with translation MEDEWEEEEQLVVMELSGIIHNDFLSKCQSTCKILDIDSERPMMQVGPYLFAGEYEDAFGTCVAFEEVPRKGKANSGPELKYLCHTMKKLSMQRIFLSEKKDGETITGGNSEEKFTSNQSNQEENVNKQEAIEDSMENKDMDSAVG
- the gtf3c6 gene encoding general transcription factor 3C polypeptide 6 isoform X1 translates to MEDEWEEEEQLVVMELSGIIHNDFLSKCQSTCKILDIDSERPMMQVGPYLFAGEYEDAFGTCVAFEEVPRKGKANSGPELKYLCHTMKKLSMQRIFLSEKKDGETITAGGNSEEKFTSNQSNQEENVNKQEAIEDSMENKDMDSAVG